One window of Pyrus communis chromosome 12, drPyrComm1.1, whole genome shotgun sequence genomic DNA carries:
- the LOC137710522 gene encoding geranylgeranyl transferase type-2 subunit beta 1-like, with product MGELAAEKHVQFILSVEKKKDSLEAVAMEHLRMNGAYWGLTTLDLLGKIEVVDVDEIVSWVLQCQHDSGGFGGNIGHDPHVLYTLSAVQVLALFNKIDVLDVDKVASYVAALQNEDGSFSGDMWGEIDTRFSYIAILCLALLHRLDKINVEKAVNYIVSCKNHDGGFGCTPGAESHAGQIFCCVGALAITGSLHHIDKDLLGWWLCERQVNSGDILIKSKAKPGGLNGRPEKLPDVCYSWWVLSSLVMIDRVHWIDKEKLVKFILDCQDIENGGISDRPDDAVDVYHTYFGVAGLSLLEYPGVKALDPAYALPVDVVNRVILGK from the exons ATGGGAGAGCTGGCAGCTGAGAAACATGTTCAATTCATTCTCTCAGTCGAAAAG AAGAAGGACTCTTTGGAGGCTGTGGCAATGGAGCATCTAAGAATGAATGGGGCATACTGGGGTTTGACAACTCTGGATCTTCTCGGAAAGATTGAGGTTGTCGATGTCGATGAGATTGTTTCGTGGGTACTACAGTGCCAGCATGACTCAG GTGGGTTTGGCGGTAACATTGGGCACGATCCACATGTACTATATACCTTAAGCGCTGTGCAGGTCTTGGCCCTGTTTAACAAGATTGATGTTCTGGATGTTGACAAGGTTGCAAGTT ATGTTGCTGCACTGCAAAACGAAGATGGATCATTTTCCGGGGACATGTGGGGTGAAATTGATACAAG GTTTTCTTACATTGCTATATTGTGTCTTGCGCTACTACATCGATTGGACAAAATCAATGTGGAGAAGGCCGTGAACTACATTGTAAGTTGTAAAAATCATGATGGCGGATTTGGATGCACACCTGGTGCGGAGTCTCATGCAGGTCAAA TTTTCTGTTGTGTGGGTGCTCTTGCTATTACGGGTTCTCTACATCATATTGACAAAGATCTTCTTGGGTGGTGGTTATGTGAGCGGCAAGTTAATTCTGGAGACATTCTTATCAAATCAAAAGCTAAACCTGGAGGCCTTAATGGCCGTCCAGAGAAACTTCCTGAT GTCTGCTACTCATGGTGGGTTCTTTCTAGTTTGGTCATGATTGACAGAGTTCATTGGATTGATAAGGAAAAGCTTGTCAAGTTCATTTTAGACTGCCAG GACATTGAAAATGGAGGAATTTCTGACAGACCAGACGATGCTGTTGATGTCTACCACACATACTTTGGTGTAGCCG GACTTTCCCTTCTTGAATATCCCGGGGTGAAGGCCCTAGATCCAGCTTATGCTTTGCCAGTTGATGTTGTGAATAGGGTTATCTTGGGCAAATAA